One window from the genome of Butyrivibrio proteoclasticus B316 encodes:
- a CDS encoding MFS transporter, whose translation MDKKRALSGAIIFITLMGIVSLFSDMTHEGARSILGEYLNLAGASATTIGFVSGIGELCGYSLRLISGFIADKTKKYWTFVITGYVIQALAIPALALVPEHGWIWACGLVILERIGKAIKKPAKNTLVSFAASEIGTGKGFAYQEFLDQLGAFLGPVLLFVTALVKGTDDLFTTYRISFAILLVPAMITIALVLTAKIRYPDPEIFEKQEDKPASFEFRKSFVLFMAAICFFAFGFADFTLITLHSANTGAFNESMLSLLYAGAMAVDAFAALFFGWLYDKVGLKALIISTLCSTFFSYFVFMTGNAWLIGAGIILWGIGMGAQESIMKAAVSGIVPRSMRSTGFGIFETGFGIAWFLGSWLLGALYDLNPVYLVTVSVVSQFLAIAFYVLCLRCNKTEC comes from the coding sequence ATGGATAAAAAAAGGGCTTTGTCTGGCGCCATAATATTTATAACCCTGATGGGAATCGTAAGTCTGTTTTCGGACATGACTCATGAAGGCGCCAGAAGCATATTGGGCGAATATCTGAACCTCGCAGGGGCATCCGCTACAACCATCGGATTTGTGTCCGGTATAGGAGAATTGTGCGGGTATTCACTAAGGCTCATATCCGGATTTATAGCAGATAAAACGAAGAAATACTGGACATTTGTTATCACAGGCTATGTAATACAGGCTCTGGCGATTCCTGCACTGGCACTCGTACCTGAACATGGCTGGATTTGGGCCTGCGGTCTTGTGATCCTGGAGCGTATCGGAAAAGCGATAAAAAAGCCTGCCAAAAACACATTGGTAAGCTTTGCGGCAAGCGAGATCGGAACCGGAAAAGGCTTTGCCTATCAGGAGTTTCTGGATCAGCTTGGCGCGTTTCTCGGACCGGTACTGCTTTTTGTAACAGCTCTTGTAAAAGGTACAGACGACCTTTTTACAACATATAGAATCTCTTTTGCGATACTGCTTGTTCCTGCAATGATCACCATAGCTCTTGTTTTGACAGCAAAGATAAGATACCCTGATCCGGAGATCTTTGAAAAGCAGGAAGATAAACCGGCAAGCTTTGAATTCAGGAAGTCATTTGTTCTGTTCATGGCGGCCATCTGCTTTTTTGCTTTTGGCTTTGCAGACTTCACCCTGATCACACTTCATTCGGCTAATACCGGAGCATTTAATGAATCCATGCTCAGCCTGCTATATGCTGGGGCAATGGCTGTGGATGCCTTTGCTGCACTATTCTTTGGCTGGCTTTATGATAAGGTCGGGCTGAAGGCTCTGATCATTTCCACACTATGCAGCACATTCTTCTCATATTTTGTTTTTATGACTGGAAATGCCTGGTTGATCGGAGCTGGGATAATTCTGTGGGGGATTGGAATGGGTGCGCAGGAAAGTATTATGAAAGCAGCTGTCAGCGGAATCGTCCCGCGTTCCATGCGAAGCACCGGTTTCGGAATATTTGAGACAGGATTTGGTATTGCGTGGTTTCTGGGCAGTTGGCTTCTCGGTGCCCTGTATGATTTGAATCCTGTGTATCTTGTCACTGTGTCTGTGGTATCACAGTTTCTGGCGATTGCATTTTATGTTTTATGCCTCCGGTGCAATAAGACAGAGTGCTAA
- the crcB gene encoding fluoride efflux transporter CrcB: MNFLFVALGGALGAVARYAISLIPVKTYFPILTLITNILGAILIGFVVGITSNRESVSDNTILFWKTGVCGGFTTFSTFSLEAFNLFEKKQYMNGGLYVVLSCCCCIFGILCGKKLATIIKL; the protein is encoded by the coding sequence ATGAATTTTCTATTTGTAGCACTTGGTGGTGCCTTGGGTGCAGTAGCGCGATATGCAATAAGTCTGATTCCTGTTAAGACTTATTTTCCGATATTAACTCTGATTACAAATATCCTCGGTGCCATACTAATTGGATTCGTTGTTGGAATTACCAGTAACCGAGAAAGTGTATCTGATAATACCATTCTTTTCTGGAAGACAGGGGTGTGTGGAGGTTTTACCACATTCTCTACATTTTCCCTTGAAGCTTTTAATTTGTTTGAGAAGAAACAATATATGAATGGCGGATTATATGTGGTACTGAGTTGTTGTTGCTGCATATTTGGAATTCTATGCGGAAAGAAACTTGCGACGATAATAAAACTTTGA
- a CDS encoding radical SAM protein yields MELAKNISHKVQRQAFSILIDRFLANLDKTENRTATYLKLVDQAEKFWGKDGARKESLDKVRAAFKDPDNRWVKFLNKVIDETDPHVAKMMMLNLGYEAFFRGTKMIRANREKYGCNIPWLILFDPTSACNMHCAGCWSGTYGPKHNLSFEDMDKIVTQGKELGVYLYMMTGGEPLVRKKDILKLAEKHNDVEFSIYTNSTLIDEDFCKEVVRLGNLTFQLSIEGTPETNDARRGLGHYDAVMNAMDLLKKYGIVYGTSICYTRNNIEAVTDPKFIEFIAEKGARFGFFFHYMPVGNNAVPELMPTVEQRKKMVDQIRFLRSVKCDLGFFPMDFQNDGEAVGGCIAGGRNYFHINSSGDAEPCVFVHFSNTNIHTHSILEMLQSPLFMEYHKGQPFNKNHLRPCPMLENPALLRDMVERSEAHGTNEESEESVEHLCAKCDDYAKEWAPVADDIWAGQKHYKKAYENYAKKDEKPLNIVAFKHKPRQHHFKHKRA; encoded by the coding sequence ATGGAATTAGCAAAAAACATTTCTCACAAAGTACAAAGACAGGCTTTTAGCATACTGATTGACAGGTTCCTTGCAAATCTCGATAAAACGGAGAACAGGACTGCTACTTATCTTAAGCTTGTTGACCAGGCAGAGAAATTCTGGGGTAAAGATGGAGCCAGAAAAGAAAGCCTTGATAAAGTAAGAGCGGCATTTAAAGATCCGGATAACAGATGGGTTAAGTTTTTGAATAAAGTAATAGATGAGACAGATCCGCATGTTGCAAAGATGATGATGCTCAATCTTGGCTATGAGGCATTTTTCAGAGGCACAAAAATGATCAGGGCAAACAGGGAAAAATACGGATGCAATATCCCATGGCTTATTCTTTTTGACCCTACAAGCGCCTGCAATATGCACTGTGCGGGATGCTGGTCAGGTACTTATGGACCTAAGCACAATCTGTCTTTTGAAGATATGGACAAAATCGTTACCCAGGGAAAAGAGCTGGGAGTATATCTTTACATGATGACAGGAGGAGAACCTCTTGTAAGGAAGAAAGATATCTTGAAACTGGCAGAAAAGCACAATGATGTTGAGTTCTCTATCTATACCAATTCAACACTTATTGATGAGGATTTCTGTAAAGAAGTTGTAAGGCTTGGAAATCTCACATTCCAGCTTTCTATCGAGGGAACTCCTGAGACTAATGACGCAAGACGTGGCCTTGGTCATTATGATGCAGTAATGAATGCCATGGATCTACTCAAAAAGTACGGAATAGTTTATGGTACTTCCATCTGCTATACAAGAAACAACATCGAGGCAGTGACTGATCCCAAGTTCATCGAGTTCATTGCTGAAAAAGGTGCTAGATTCGGATTTTTCTTCCACTACATGCCGGTTGGAAACAATGCTGTTCCTGAGCTTATGCCTACAGTAGAGCAGCGAAAGAAGATGGTGGATCAGATAAGGTTCCTTAGAAGCGTCAAATGTGACCTGGGATTCTTCCCTATGGACTTCCAGAATGATGGTGAAGCTGTCGGTGGCTGCATCGCAGGCGGAAGAAACTATTTCCACATCAATTCAAGTGGAGATGCTGAACCATGCGTATTTGTCCACTTCTCCAACACCAATATACATACACATTCAATACTTGAGATGCTTCAAAGTCCTCTTTTCATGGAATACCATAAGGGCCAGCCTTTCAATAAGAACCATTTAAGACCGTGCCCTATGCTTGAAAATCCGGCTCTTTTAAGGGATATGGTCGAAAGATCAGAAGCTCATGGTACCAATGAAGAGTCTGAAGAAAGTGTTGAACATCTGTGTGCAAAGTGTGATGATTACGCAAAAGAGTGGGCGCCTGTAGCTGACGATATCTGGGCCGGACAGAAACACTATAAGAAGGCATATGAGAATTATGCAAAAAAGGATGAAAAGCCTCTAAACATAGTTGCATTTAAGCACAAACCCAGACAGCATCACTTTAAACATAAGAGAGCTTAA
- a CDS encoding type II toxin-antitoxin system HicB family antitoxin: MEYNGYHAKVEFDQEDQIFIGHVLGINDSLNFHGESVKELTQSMHDCIDNYLDYCKKIGKEPEREFKGSFNVRIKPEQHKKIALYAANEGITINQFVSRAIDDELDILEG, from the coding sequence ATGGAATACAACGGATATCATGCAAAGGTAGAATTTGACCAGGAAGATCAGATTTTTATCGGTCATGTTCTCGGAATCAATGATTCTCTGAACTTTCATGGAGAATCGGTAAAAGAGCTTACCCAGTCAATGCATGACTGTATAGATAATTACCTGGATTACTGCAAAAAGATTGGTAAAGAGCCTGAGCGTGAGTTTAAAGGCTCCTTCAATGTCCGTATTAAACCCGAACAGCACAAGAAAATAGCATTATACGCCGCCAATGAAGGAATCACAATAAACCAGTTTGTATCCAGAGCTATTGATGATGAGCTGGATATCCTAGAAGGTTAG
- a CDS encoding type II toxin-antitoxin system HicA family toxin — MPKKSKLLEKILSKPAPTSFTIRELDALMKQCGCEKFEGGRGSGIGYYHVETKRILQFDGPHPGNELYRYHVKMVIAFLKEVGEIE, encoded by the coding sequence GTGCCAAAGAAATCAAAATTACTAGAAAAAATACTGTCAAAACCCGCACCGACAAGTTTTACAATAAGAGAACTGGACGCACTTATGAAGCAATGTGGCTGCGAAAAGTTCGAGGGCGGAAGAGGCTCAGGAATAGGCTATTATCATGTTGAAACCAAGCGCATCCTTCAATTTGACGGTCCACACCCAGGCAATGAGCTGTACAGGTATCATGTAAAGATGGTCATAGCATTTCTAAAGGAAGTAGGTGAGATAGAATGA
- a CDS encoding TetR/AcrR family transcriptional regulator: MKSSKESLTEMQKKEVLRMNNKESNQLTRECLQLSLMHLMSEHPYEKITISEIVRRAGVSRTAFYRNYTDKEDILHELGDEIIKRIAEISEKPELHENPHLWFEDIFRAVKNDKDIISLFDQAGILQNELFLEKAVSERLYPTADPEKKYLRLAAEAAILQILISWFRDGMQEDEKQMADICVNIFDNALSRLP, translated from the coding sequence ATGAAAAGCTCAAAAGAATCTTTAACAGAAATGCAAAAAAAAGAAGTTCTGAGGATGAATAATAAGGAGTCCAATCAGCTGACAAGAGAGTGTCTGCAGCTTTCGCTTATGCATCTAATGAGCGAACACCCTTATGAGAAGATCACCATCAGCGAGATAGTACGCCGTGCAGGAGTATCAAGGACGGCGTTCTATCGAAACTATACAGATAAAGAAGATATCCTGCATGAGCTTGGGGATGAAATAATAAAGCGTATAGCGGAGATCAGCGAAAAGCCCGAACTGCACGAAAACCCACATCTGTGGTTCGAAGATATTTTTCGGGCTGTCAAAAACGATAAAGATATAATATCTCTGTTTGACCAAGCCGGAATTCTTCAGAATGAACTCTTTCTTGAAAAAGCGGTCTCAGAGCGGCTCTATCCTACAGCTGACCCAGAAAAGAAGTATCTCAGACTTGCTGCCGAAGCTGCCATTTTACAAATACTCATAAGCTGGTTCAGGGATGGGATGCAGGAAGACGAAAAACAAATGGCTGATATCTGCGTAAATATCTTTGATAACGCTTTGAGCAGACTGCCATAA
- a CDS encoding GNAT family N-acetyltransferase, which translates to MITIKESTYDDIKNIQNLWADEDVMQYIWPGGLHETGEAVREWLDRFISARPKQNHYSIFEDGKYCGETQYRIDSETKNASLDIKLFEFARGRGIATQALLYSIQEAFKQGAENLWVDPHPANAKAINLYRKLGFIQKEMPEYVIALGEDPSLYIYMELGKKEFNDKFEKSCGAIVYTIDGGVIKYLLVEEMSGSHSFPKGHMEEGETEIETALREIKEETNLKVELDTEFRASEQYTLSEKPGVTKQVVYFLAKYKDSSPSITRPDEVKALKILKLEDAINTIEYDNKKEMLKKADSYLKSKAENTF; encoded by the coding sequence GTGATAACTATTAAAGAATCAACATATGATGATATCAAGAATATACAAAACCTGTGGGCAGATGAAGACGTCATGCAGTATATCTGGCCAGGAGGATTGCATGAAACAGGGGAAGCAGTACGAGAATGGTTAGATAGATTCATATCTGCAAGACCAAAGCAAAATCATTATTCAATTTTTGAAGATGGCAAATACTGCGGTGAGACTCAATATCGTATTGATTCGGAAACTAAAAATGCTTCTTTGGATATTAAGTTATTTGAATTTGCCAGGGGCCGAGGGATTGCAACGCAGGCGCTACTATACTCTATTCAAGAAGCTTTTAAACAAGGAGCTGAAAATCTGTGGGTTGATCCCCATCCAGCTAATGCCAAGGCAATAAATTTGTACCGTAAGTTGGGATTTATTCAGAAAGAAATGCCTGAGTATGTTATTGCTTTAGGAGAAGATCCTTCTCTTTATATTTACATGGAACTGGGTAAAAAAGAATTCAATGATAAGTTTGAAAAATCTTGCGGGGCAATAGTATACACTATAGACGGTGGAGTAATAAAATATCTTTTAGTTGAGGAGATGAGCGGATCTCACAGCTTTCCAAAAGGACATATGGAAGAAGGCGAGACTGAAATAGAAACTGCGCTTCGTGAAATAAAGGAAGAAACAAATCTGAAAGTCGAGTTAGACACTGAATTTAGAGCAAGCGAACAGTATACGCTTTCAGAAAAACCTGGAGTGACAAAGCAGGTAGTTTATTTCCTTGCTAAGTATAAAGACTCATCTCCGAGCATAACAAGACCAGACGAGGTCAAAGCTCTGAAGATTCTTAAACTTGAAGATGCTATCAATACCATAGAGTATGATAACAAAAAAGAGATGCTTAAAAAGGCTGATAGCTATCTTAAGAGTAAGGCAGAGAATACTTTTTAA